The Phaeobacter gallaeciensis DSM 26640 genomic sequence CCCGATGCAAATTCTCTCTGCAAGCACTCTGATCCGCGACTCACTCGTGCAGAAGGAGGAACAATTGACGCCCTAGGACCACCTTCGCGCTCGCAACATTGTCGAAAACCAAGCTGCTCTGATCGAAGCGTTCAACCGATACGTTGATCCTGATACGACTCTCGTCATTCTGGATGCACATGTTGTCATTGATACTCCCGATGGGTTGGTTCATATCAGCTCTGATGTTTTTCGCGAGATAGCCCCCGACTTCGTGGTCTTTGTGAAAGGTGAACCTCGAAAGATTCACCGAAACCGTGAATGTGATGCGAGCCGGTCCCGACCCGAGCGGAGCGTCGATCATCTAGAAAAACAGCAAGAGATCGCAATCACGGCTGCGCGCGATATCTCAGATAACTTGAGCATACCAATCTATTTTGTGAACGGTGGCGATGAAGAGGCGCTAGCCCGAGTCTTGACCGTCGCTCAAAAGGTTAATCCCGATGTCTGACAACAAATCCATAGCATTTTGGTGCGAACGTGCGGCCGCCGACGCGGCAGTCCAGACGGAGTTTCATGTCAATCTCTGGCATTTTTCAGGTACCAAACGCCGCGACTTTATTGAGATCGGGGTAATGCCCAGCGACGCGTCGGCATTGTCGGCAATCCGAATTTTTGTTCCCTTTCCGTTGCAACGTGAAGATATTCAAGACCTTGGGCCTGAGTTTGCATCTACTGAACTTGCGCAAGGTATTTTCAACGAAACCTTATCTTCGACAAAGAAACCGAACGGCAAGTCTGTAGAGTTGAAAGTCGGTGCCAACAACTATTGCCATGTCCATCTCTTCTCACCTGAAGACGGCTCAATCGATCCTTGCGAACTCAACGTTGTGGAGAAGGACGGGGGTACTCTGATCTCGATTACATCAATGGCATTGGGGTCCCTTGCAAGACAATCCAACGGCAACCCAGAAAGTGGTTATTTTCGCCTAAGGCTCCTGCCGCCCAAGCACGATACCCGCCCGTTTGTGACCGCAATCAAACCAAAAGACAGAGCCTGGACCAGCGGCTTTGAAGAGATCGAGTACATCGATTGTCGCTTAAACGAAGCTCGCACACTTCCAACGTCAGTCGAAGCATCAGCAGATGCCGCTCAACATGGTCTTGCTGATGTTTCTCGTATCGTATTCCTAGCCGTCGTCCCCGTGGCTTCATCGATCACATCATCCCATGCCGAGTGGCACAAAAGCCGTTTACTCGAAACCCAGATTTGGAAGGACTATGTCCCCCACGGCTTGGAAGATGGGATGGTAGTTTATCACTGGCGCAAAAAGTTCGAGGATAGGGGGCAAAATACGCTTCAGGGCTTTTCAGCTTTCGTGAAGTTGCAGACCAGAAAGACCAGCCTGATGGTCATTGGCATATACGTTTTGGTCGCGCTCGCACTTGGTGTCGTTGGCAGCTTGACGGCGAGCGCTGTTCAATGGTGGGTCGGTGGCGCTGGTGGCTCATAAGCAATCAGCTTTTTGAACGACTGCAACTGAAAACCAACAGTCTAATTTCTGCACTCACAACGTATGTCCTCATTGGGCTGGCTGCGGTGATGCCACGATAGGCGCAAGTACGGGATCTACTGCAGTTTGGTGCTGCAACGCCGCAACTCCGGTTTGAGCCCAAACCTGTTGTCGCGTATGTCACCCGAAAGCGATATTAATTCGGCATGACGATTCCATCTTACATTCAGGGCTTACGCCGAAAGATCGGTCATGACCGTCTCCTAATACCGTCAGTTGCGGCCATCATTCATGATGATGTAGGGCGACTGCTGTTGCAGCGGAAAGCCGGATCTGAAGGTTGGAGCTTGCCCGCCGGTGCAATTGAACTTGGGGAGCCTCCTGAAGCAGCCCTGAATCGAGAAGTGTTTGAAGAGACGGGTTTTAAGGTGATTTCGGCATCGCTCACTGGCGCGTTCGGGGGCAATGAATTTAGGTATACCTATCCGAATGGGGATCGCGTCGAATACACCGTGCTGTTGTACCGTTGTCGTGTTGAGTTTCCGGCAACAAAGCCTGTAGACCCCGAAACAGTAGAACTGCGTTATTTCGGTATAAATGATGCGCCGTCATTAGCCCTACCTTATCCTCAGTCTGCTCTGTTTGGATAACAGCAAAGTCCCGCACAGCAGCCATTCCACAACAATAAGGGCACCCGGTTGGGTGCCCTTCCTCTTTTTGCGTTGTAGCGTTTGTTAACCCAGCAGCTCTTTCACCTTCGCGACGGTGTTCTCTGCCGTGATGCCGAACTTCTCGAACAGCTCGCCAGCGGGGGCGGAGGCGCCGAAGCGGTCCATGCCGACGAAACCGGCTTTCTTCTCCTGGCCGCGTTCGCCCATCAGCAGGCGATCCCAGCCGCCGGCGCGCATGGCGGCCTCGATCCCGACGCGGACGGGGCCTGCGGGCAGGACCTTGCGGCGGTAGGCTTCGTCCTGCTCTGCGAACAGTTCCATGCAGGGCATGGAGACGACGCGGGTGCCGATGCCCTCCGCTTCCAGTTTCGCCTTGGCGTCCAGTGCGACGGAGACCTCGGAACCGGTGGCGATCAGGATGACCTGACGCTTGCCCTCGGCTTCGGCCAGAACATAGCCACCCTTGGCTGTGAGGTTGCTGAGCTTATGCTCGGTCCGCACGGTGGGCAGGTTCTGACGGGTCAGGGTCATCACCGAGGGGGTGTCCTTCGCGGTCAGGGCGATTTCCCAGGCCTCTGCGGTCTCCACGGTGTCGGCGGGACGGAACACATAGGTGTTCGGAGTCGCGCGACAGATCGCCAGATGTTCCACCGGCTGGTGGGTCGGGCCGTCTTCGCCGACGCCGATCGAGTCATGGGTCATGACAAAGACGGTCGGGATCTTCATCAGCGCCGCCAGACGCATCGCGGGGCGGGCGTAGTCGGTGAAGCAGAAGAAGGTGCCGCCATAGGGGCGCATGCCGCCGTGCAGCGCCATGCCGTTCATTGCGGAGGCCATGCCGTGCTCACGGATGCCCCAGTAGACATAACGGCCCTTGCGGTTGTCCGTGTCAAAGATGCCCAGATCGCCGGTCTTGGTGTTGTTGGACCCGGTGAGGTCGGCCGAGCCACCCACGGTTTCCGGCATGATCGGGTTGATCACTTCCAGCGCCATCTCGGAGGATTTCCGGGTGGCCACCTTTGGCTGGGTCTCGGAGATCTGCTTTTTCAGCGCCTTGACTGTGGCGGAGAGTTTCTTCGGTGCATCAAGGTTATAGGCGCGGTTAAAGCGGTCCTGTTTCTGCTGGGAGGCTTCGGCAAAGCGGGCTTCCCAAGCTTCGCGTTCGGATGCGCCGCGCTGGCCAATGGCTTCCCATTGGGATTTGACGTCTGCGGGCACATCAAACGGGCCTGTGGTCCAGCCATATGCCGCCTTGGCGTCCCGCATCTGGTCCGCATCTGTCAGCGCGCCGTGACCCTTGGAGGTGTCCTGTGCGGCGTGACCCAAGGCGATGTGGGTTTTGCAGGCGATCATCGAGGGTTTCTTCGATTTCTTCGCGGCGGTGAGCGCCTCGTCGATGGCCTTGGGGTCGTGCCCGTCGATTTCGATGACCTGCCAGCCGGAGGCCTTGAAACGCTGCACCTGATTGGTGCGATCGCTGAGTTCAACGGTGCCATCGATGGTGATGTTGTTGTTGTCCCAGAGCACGATCAGCTTGCCCAGGGAATGACGGCCGGCAAGACCAATGGCCTCCTGGCTGATGCCTTCCATCAGGCAGCCGTCGCCTGCGATCACATAGGTGTGGTGATCGACCAGCTTGCGGCCATACTGCGCGCGCTGCATTTCCTCTGCCATGGCAAAGCCGACAGCATTGGCGATGCCCTGACCCAGCGGGCCAGTGGTGGTTTCCACCGCATCAATCAGGAAGTTTTCCGGATGACCGGCAGTCAGCGCGCCCATCTGGCGGAAGTTCTTCACCTGATCCAGCGTCACCTGCGCGTCACCCATGAGATAGAGCAGCGAATAGATCAGCATGGAGCCGTGACCGGCGGACAGGATAAACCGGTCGCGGTCGGGCCACTGGGGATTGGCCACATCGAATTTCATGTGTTTTTCAAACAGGACGGTGGCGACATCGGCCATGCCAATCGGCATGCCGGAATGGCCCGAATTTGCCGCAGCAACGGCATCAAGGGTCAGGGCACGGATGGCCGCGGCCTTGGTCCAATGTTCGGGGTTTGCGTTGCGCAGGGCTGTCAGATCCACTGGATTTTTCCTCTGGGTTTTCGGCAGACTGAGCGCTCAATAGCAGTGATATGGCAAAGATCAAGCGTTTGCGCGGCTTCCTGCGCGAAGTTGACGCTGCAAGTGGTTGAAAGCAAACAGGGGGTAATTTATCCCTGCATGAACTAAGCTGGATGTGTAGCGTCAGATCCGCCTTGATTCGCGCCCTGGATGCAAAGCAGGCCGCCGAGGGGGGGACAAGAGCGCGGCACATGGGACCGGCGGACAAGACCGGCAGACACTCACGGGGTCGTAAAGGGGCAGGCATGGAGCAGATCGAAGAATTGCAGGGTCGGATCCTGGCGGCAATGGATCGGATTGGAAGCGGTGCTGCGGCGTTGCAGACCAATGCGCGGGCCTCGGCGGAAGCGCATGCGCAGGCCCAGGCGGAGGCGCAGTCCAAGACGGATGCTGCACAGAATGACCTCAGCCGCGCGCTGGAAGAGGAAAAACTCGCCAATGCCCAGCTGGAAGAGCGGCTGAAAGTGCTGCGTGCCAAGCTGGAAGAGGCCGAGGCACAAGCGCCCCCGGCTCCCGGCGCCGATATCGGCGAACTGGCTGCGCTGCAATCCGAGGTGGAGTTGCTGCGCAATGAGCTGAGTAATACCAGCGAGAAAGACGCGCTGAAGGCAGAAGTGGCGCGGCTGAAACAGGAAATGGAAGTTCAGGGCAACGAGGCGGCCACTGCACGCGAAGCCCTGCAGGACGAGCTGGACGAGGCGCAGGCCTCGCTGGCGCGAGTGCAGGAAGAACTGGCCGAACAACCGGATGATCTGGGGGCGGCGGTCGACACCGCTGCACTGGAGGCCGAGACAGAGGCGTTGCGGCACCAACTTGAGGCCGCACAGTCTGACGCCGCGCGTGCCACAGCCGCGCTTGCGGAACGCCCCGCAGGCCCGAGTGCTGAAGACATCGTGCAGCAGAATGAAACGCTGTTACGTCTGGATGCGACGCTGCAAGAGCTGCGGCAGAGCAATGATCAGCTGCGCGCGTCCAATGCGGCCCTGCGGGAGGCGAATGCAGCGGGCGTTGGCGACGCGTCGTTGATTAACGCGGCGCTTCAGGCAGATATCGATGCTTTGACCGCCGCACGGGCCATTGATCAGGCTGAGGTCAATGCTGTATTGGCCAGGCTGGAGCCGCTGCTCGGGGCAGAGGCGACCGTCGCCGACCCGACTGAGGCGCCAGTTGCAGACACCGCAGTCATGTCCGCTACGCCGCCGCCGCTTACTGCCCAGCCCATGCCCGAAGGGGAGGAAATCTGATGCCCGAAGTCACTATTCATATCGGGGGTCGCGGTTTTGAAGTCTCCTGCCAGGAGGGAGAAGAGAGCTATCTGCATTCCGCCGCCAAAATGCTGGATGATGAGGCGCAGGTGCTGTCCGACCAGATTGGGCGGATGCCTGAGGCACGGATGCTGTTGATGGCGGGGCTGATGCTGGCGGATAAAACGGCGGCTGTTGAGGACCGCATCAAGGAGGTCGAGGCAGAGCTGGCGGAACGCAATGCCGAATTGGCGGAGCTGCGCGCAGCGCCAGCACCGGAGCCGGAACGGATTGAGGTGCCCGTTGTGCCACCATTGGTGACCGAGACATTGGCAGAGCTGGCCGCGCGGACCGAAGCGCTGGCGCAGGAGCTGGAAGAGCAAACCGCAGCAAGCTAACGGGTCCAGCCAGAGAGTTATTACATGATATAATCACCGCAGGCTTCTGGGTTTGCGGTGATTTTTTATATGGACGGCCTTATCGTCCAGACATGAAGTCTAGCAGTAGCGTGCCGAGCAGCTGGGCAAGGGCGGTCTCTGCCACGTCCTCTCCGACAATGTCCGCAACAGCCCGACGATATGTCGACAGTGCAAGCTGCATCGCCTCATCCGCGGCGATCTCCTCGGCGGATTTACCGCGCAAATAATCGAAAATCAGCGCCATCTCCCGGGCAAAGCCCGGTTTTAGCATGTCCTTTAGCTGCGCCAGTTTCTGTGCCTGGGTTGCATCCGGCGCTGGAATCAGCGCGGTCAGGGACCCCATCACCTGATGCGTGCAGGCCAGAAACAACGCCTCCTTGGTCGGGAAATAGTGATAGAGCGCGCTTTTCGACAGGCCGAGATGCGCGGCAATCTTGCGCATACTGCTACCGGCATAGCCATGGTGCGAAAAATACTCTGCCGCACGGCGGGCGAGGTCCTGGCTGTGGGCGTCGTGGTCAACAATCTTCGGCATTATTTCGTCCATATGGTCGAAATAGAATTGACAGAGCCCAGACGAACTGTCCAATAGTTTTTGTAGACCAATTGGACGAAATACCCGCCAGATCCGAAGTATGGACGCGGCGGAAATCACGAAGGGACATTCGAATGAGCAGCAGCTATGGCGGTGTTGACCGCTCCCATGGGCGGTCGTTGCGCAGCAAACTGTGTTTTGCAGCCTTGCATGCCGGATCGGTGTCGGTCTGTCTCTGGCTGGCATTTGGCGGGGCGGGCTGGCCGGATCCCATGCGTGCGAAACTGCTGGCCGGGGCAGCTGTGCTGTATTTTCTGCGCCATCTGGTGACGCTGTTTGTTCTGCTTCAGCGGAAGGTCGATCTGTCTGAGGGACTAGGGCTGGCGGCGTTTATGGCGGTTTTCGAGATTGGGTTTCTGCTGTTGGGCGCGGGGATGATCTCCGGCGAGGCGGCGCCGTTTGGTCCATGGGACATTCTGGGTGGCGTGCTATTGCTGATCGGATCCGCAATCAATACCGGGGCCGAGCTGCAGCGCTGGCAGTGGAAAAAGCGTCCAGAGAGCAAGGGGCATTGCTACACCGGTGGGCTGTTTGCCTATGCGATGCATGTGAATTACCTTGGCGACAGCATTCTGTTCACCGGATGGGCCATCCTGACAGCCTCGCTTTGGGCGGCAGTGGTTCCAATGCTGATGACCGGCATGTTCATTTTCTACCATATTCCGGCGTTGGACCGGTATCTGGCGGATCGCTACGGGGCGGAGTTTCGCGCCTATGCTGCGCGGACGGCGAAATTCCTGCCATTTGTCTATTGAGGTGGCTCGATCGCAAAGCCCCGCCAGAGCGCAAAAAAGCCTGCCACGCAGACCGTGGCAGGCTTTTTCATTGTGGTGCTGAGCCAATCACTTCGGATCGGCTGCTGCAAAATCAGCCGTTGGCTTCGCGGATTTTGTCAGCGGCGTCCTTGTCGAAGGCAACGCCGTTTTCAGCAAACATGCCGTCCAGCTCACCAGAAAGGGTCATCTCGGTGATGATGTCGCAACCGCCCACAAACTCGCCTTTGACATAGAGCTGGGGGATCGTCGGCCAGTCGGAATAATCCTTGATGCCCGCGCGGAGTTCCTCATCAGCCAGCACATTCACATCGGTGTAGTCGACGCCAATGTAATTCAAAACGCCGGCCACGCGGGAGGAGAAGCCACATTGCGGCATATCCTTGGTGCCCTTCATGAAGAGCACGACATCGCTGGCTTTGACGGTTTCGTCGATGCGGGTTTTTACGTCGGTCATATTGCGTTTCCTTTTGGCGGATGGGCCGATGGTCCGTTGGCCGTCATATAGGCACAAAGAGAGGGATTGCCAATCGGCACTGGGGAATTCGGGTGGCGCTGTTACTTTTTGCCCTTGGGCACAAAGAAGCGGGCGTATGCGTCCGGGTCCTTGGGCACCTTCCAGGTCCGCATTGAACCACCGCCCATGCCTGACTGATAGTCCGAGCGTAAGGTGTGGTAATCTGGATCGGTCTCATCCTCTTCAATCGGCGCACGGCGCTGGCCAATCAGCGCGACAAGCGCGGTCATGACAACAATGCCGAGGATCAGAAGGGACATGAACAGCGACATGGCGGGCTACTCGGGCGCCTTGGTGGTCAGGGCGAGGGCGTGCAACTCTCCGTTGGCGCCATCCATCTTGCCCTTCAGCGCGGCATAGACCGCGCGCTGCTGCTGGACACGGTTCTTGCCGCGAAAGCTCTCGTCGATGACCATCGCGGACATATGCACACCGTCATGGCCGCCAACCTGAATTTCCGCATCTGGAAAACTCTCGCGCAGCAGGTCTTCGATTTCTTGGGCTTGCATCGGCATTGGGGGGATGTCCTTATTTCTAGCTTATGGAAAATGTAGGGTGCTGCAGGGACCTCTGCAAGGCGGATTAGCCGCGCGGCACCACATAGGGTGCAAGGCGCGGCACGAACTCAGGAACCTGCGCCAGGGCGGCCTGCACCTCCGGTTCCTCGAAATCCCAGATCGAGGTGCCGTCGCGCACGGCAAGGGTCTCACTCAGGCGGGTCAGCTCCGCCCGCAGTGCGTCGGGAAGTGTCAGGGCGGCGGCCGCCTGCAAGATCAGCAGCGCCTCATGGATGGGGCGCAGGACACGCAGGGCATGGGTCATATGTGGTAGGAGGTCAGGATCGTCGCGCCATGTCTCGCCCTGAAACAGCACCTCGGTCACCCGCTGCCCGGCGCCAGCGCAGGAATAGGCGATACAGCCGCCAAATCCACGGGTGTCCAGATCGGCATGAATGGTGCAGTTGAAACAGGAGGGCGAGAGGTTGGGGCAGGGGTGGTCCGTCTCCTTCAGGATCGCAAAATCCTCGTCTTCCTCAAACGGGTAGGCCACACAACAAAGCGCAGCGCAGCGGCTGCAATCGGCTGTCAGTTCGGGGAAGTCGATCTGTGCTGACTGGCCGGGCAGGGGCATTGGGTCACCTGAGAGAGGTCAAAAAAAGGGGTGGGATGACGCCGCCATCCCACCCGGTATTCGAGTGCTGAGGACTATGCCCCAACGCTGGCTGCCCTTAGGCCACAGCAGCGGCAAAGCTCGAGCGGAAGACGTCTGCCAGTTCGGTCAGAGGCGCCTCTGAGCCGCCGATCTTCACCATGTCGCCGCCGAATTTGCCGACGCTGGTGACCGTGACACCGGCCTGACCTGCGGCCATCATCAGTGCCTCGGCCTGATCGAAGTTGCAGGCCACCAGATAGCGCGCCTGATCCTCACCAAACACGGTCGGGGTGTCGCCCGCGTCGATCTGCACGCCAACGCCGGCGCCTTCGGCCAGTTCAAAGGCTGCCATGGCCAGACCGCCGTCACCGAGGTCTGTGCAGGCTTTGATCAGCTCACGGTTGGCGCGGATGAATTCACCGTTGCGCTTTTCGGCGTCCAGGTCCACCGCCGGTGCGTCGCCGTCCTCGCGGTTGAACACTTCGGCCAGCAGTGCCGATTGGCCAAGATGGCCGATGGTGTCACCGATCAGGAGGGCGATGTGACCGTCACGGACTTCGCCTGTGATGGCTTCCTCGCCCGCAGCGATCAGGCCAACCGCGCCAATGGTGGGCGTGGGCAGGATGCCCTGACCGTCGGTTTCATTGTAGAGTGACACATTGCCGGACACGATCGGCATATCAAGGGCTGCAACCGCCTCGCCGATGCCTTTGATGGCGCCAACAAACTGACCCATGATTTCGGGCTTCTCAGGGTTGCCGAAGTTCAGGTTGTCAGTTGTTGCCAAGGGCTTGGCGCCAACAGCTGTCAGGTTGCGATAAGCCTCGGCCACCGCCTGTTTGCCGCCCTCGAACGGGTTTGCCATCACGTAGCGCGGAGTCACATCAGAGGTGAAGGCCAGCTGTTTGTCGGTGCCATGCACGCGCACAATACCGGAGCCTGCGCCGGGGCGGCGCGCGGTGTCGCCCATGACCGTGGTGTCATATTGCTCATAGACCCATTGTTTACCGGCATAGTTGGGGCTGGAGATCAGCGCCTTCAGACCGTCAATTGGATCAATGCTGGGCACATCCGCGTCGGTGAGGGCCTCAGGCGCAGGCGTCTCTACCCAGGGACGGTCGTATTCCGGCGCGGTGGAGGCCAGTTTCGACAGAACCAGATCAGCCTTCACTTCACCATTGTGCAGGATCAGGAAGCGGTCTTCGGCGATGGTCTCGCCCACGATGGCGAAATCCAGGTCCCATTTCTCGAATACCGCACGTGCCTCGGCTTCCAGATCTGGCTTCAGCACCATCAGCATGCGTTCCTGAGATTCCGACAGCATCATTTCATAGGCTGTCATGTTCTCTTCGCGCTGCGGTACGTCTTCGAGGTTCAGCTTGACGCCCAGCTTGCCCTTGTCGCCCATCTCGACGGCAGAGCAGGTGAGGCCTGCGGCGCCCATGTCCTGAATGGAGATCACAGCACCAGTCTGCATCAGCTCCAGCGTGGCTTCCATCAGGCGTTTTTCGGTGAAGGGGTCGCCGACCTGAACGGTGGGGCGTTTTTCTTCGATGGTGTCGTCGAATTCAGCGGAGGCCATGGTGGCACCGCCAACGCCGTCACGGCCGGTTTTGGCACCGAGGTAGACAACCGGCATGCCGACGCCGGAGGCGGCGGAGTAGAAAATACTGTCAGTTTTGGCGAGGCCGGCCGCAAAGGCGTTTACGAGACAGTTGCCATTGTATGCGGGGTGGAAGCGGACCTCGCCGCCGACGCACGGCACGCCGAAGCAGTTGCCATAGCCGCCGATGCCCTCAACCACGCCATTGACCAGCTGGCGGGTCTTGTGATGGGACGGCTCGCCGAAGGACAGCGCGTTCATTGAGGCGATGGGCCGTGCGCCCATGGTGAAGACGTCGCGCAGAATGCCACCCACCCCGGTCGCCGCACCCTGATAGGGTTCGATATAGGAGGGGTGGTTGTGGCTTTCCATTTTGAAAACAACGGCATCGCCGTCGCCGATATCCACGATCCCTGCGTTTTCTCCGGGGCCACAGATCACTTGCGGGCCGTCGGTTGGCAGGGTGCGGAGCCATTTTTTCGAGGATTTGTAAGAACAGTGCTCATTCCACATGGCCGAGAAAATGCCCAGCTCCGTGAATGTTGGCTCCCGCCCGATGATTTCGAGGATCAGATCGTATTCCTCGGGCTTCAGCCCGTGGTTGGCAATCAGTTCAGGCGTGATGGCGGGTTCTTGCATCCGTGTAACGTCCCCAATGGCTGCGATTGCGCGCCTTTTAGGGCAAGGAGGGCCAAGGGGGAAGGAAAAAGCGCAAGGCGACTGCTGGCGATTTGGCGCGCTGCGTCACTGGAGGTGGTCAGATATGGAAAAGGGCCAGAGCCGCTGCGGCTCTGACCCAAATCTGATCCCCGGCCCCGCACGATGCGGGGGTGATCACTGTCTGACAGTGCCGCTTAGTTCAGGACGGAGCCATCAGTGAGCTTGTCGGGGTTTTCGTTGGCGTAGGTTTCCAGCATGGTCCGCAACTCACCCGTGGTCTGACCCATGCGCAATACGCCGTCGGTTTCCCACATGCCATCAA encodes the following:
- a CDS encoding coiled-coil domain-containing protein, producing MEQIEELQGRILAAMDRIGSGAAALQTNARASAEAHAQAQAEAQSKTDAAQNDLSRALEEEKLANAQLEERLKVLRAKLEEAEAQAPPAPGADIGELAALQSEVELLRNELSNTSEKDALKAEVARLKQEMEVQGNEAATAREALQDELDEAQASLARVQEELAEQPDDLGAAVDTAALEAETEALRHQLEAAQSDAARATAALAERPAGPSAEDIVQQNETLLRLDATLQELRQSNDQLRASNAALREANAAGVGDASLINAALQADIDALTAARAIDQAEVNAVLARLEPLLGAEATVADPTEAPVADTAVMSATPPPLTAQPMPEGEEI
- a CDS encoding BolA/IbaG family iron-sulfur metabolism protein, with product MPMQAQEIEDLLRESFPDAEIQVGGHDGVHMSAMVIDESFRGKNRVQQQRAVYAALKGKMDGANGELHALALTTKAPE
- the purL gene encoding phosphoribosylformylglycinamidine synthase subunit PurL; translated protein: MQEPAITPELIANHGLKPEEYDLILEIIGREPTFTELGIFSAMWNEHCSYKSSKKWLRTLPTDGPQVICGPGENAGIVDIGDGDAVVFKMESHNHPSYIEPYQGAATGVGGILRDVFTMGARPIASMNALSFGEPSHHKTRQLVNGVVEGIGGYGNCFGVPCVGGEVRFHPAYNGNCLVNAFAAGLAKTDSIFYSAASGVGMPVVYLGAKTGRDGVGGATMASAEFDDTIEEKRPTVQVGDPFTEKRLMEATLELMQTGAVISIQDMGAAGLTCSAVEMGDKGKLGVKLNLEDVPQREENMTAYEMMLSESQERMLMVLKPDLEAEARAVFEKWDLDFAIVGETIAEDRFLILHNGEVKADLVLSKLASTAPEYDRPWVETPAPEALTDADVPSIDPIDGLKALISSPNYAGKQWVYEQYDTTVMGDTARRPGAGSGIVRVHGTDKQLAFTSDVTPRYVMANPFEGGKQAVAEAYRNLTAVGAKPLATTDNLNFGNPEKPEIMGQFVGAIKGIGEAVAALDMPIVSGNVSLYNETDGQGILPTPTIGAVGLIAAGEEAITGEVRDGHIALLIGDTIGHLGQSALLAEVFNREDGDAPAVDLDAEKRNGEFIRANRELIKACTDLGDGGLAMAAFELAEGAGVGVQIDAGDTPTVFGEDQARYLVACNFDQAEALMMAAGQAGVTVTSVGKFGGDMVKIGGSEAPLTELADVFRSSFAAAVA
- the grxD gene encoding Grx4 family monothiol glutaredoxin, which encodes MTDVKTRIDETVKASDVVLFMKGTKDMPQCGFSSRVAGVLNYIGVDYTDVNVLADEELRAGIKDYSDWPTIPQLYVKGEFVGGCDIITEMTLSGELDGMFAENGVAFDKDAADKIREANG
- a CDS encoding TetR/AcrR family transcriptional regulator, which translates into the protein MPKIVDHDAHSQDLARRAAEYFSHHGYAGSSMRKIAAHLGLSKSALYHYFPTKEALFLACTHQVMGSLTALIPAPDATQAQKLAQLKDMLKPGFAREMALIFDYLRGKSAEEIAADEAMQLALSTYRRAVADIVGEDVAETALAQLLGTLLLDFMSGR
- the tkt gene encoding transketolase, which translates into the protein MDLTALRNANPEHWTKAAAIRALTLDAVAAANSGHSGMPIGMADVATVLFEKHMKFDVANPQWPDRDRFILSAGHGSMLIYSLLYLMGDAQVTLDQVKNFRQMGALTAGHPENFLIDAVETTTGPLGQGIANAVGFAMAEEMQRAQYGRKLVDHHTYVIAGDGCLMEGISQEAIGLAGRHSLGKLIVLWDNNNITIDGTVELSDRTNQVQRFKASGWQVIEIDGHDPKAIDEALTAAKKSKKPSMIACKTHIALGHAAQDTSKGHGALTDADQMRDAKAAYGWTTGPFDVPADVKSQWEAIGQRGASEREAWEARFAEASQQKQDRFNRAYNLDAPKKLSATVKALKKQISETQPKVATRKSSEMALEVINPIMPETVGGSADLTGSNNTKTGDLGIFDTDNRKGRYVYWGIREHGMASAMNGMALHGGMRPYGGTFFCFTDYARPAMRLAALMKIPTVFVMTHDSIGVGEDGPTHQPVEHLAICRATPNTYVFRPADTVETAEAWEIALTAKDTPSVMTLTRQNLPTVRTEHKLSNLTAKGGYVLAEAEGKRQVILIATGSEVSVALDAKAKLEAEGIGTRVVSMPCMELFAEQDEAYRRKVLPAGPVRVGIEAAMRAGGWDRLLMGERGQEKKAGFVGMDRFGASAPAGELFEKFGITAENTVAKVKELLG
- a CDS encoding NUDIX domain-containing protein, whose amino-acid sequence is MTIPSYIQGLRRKIGHDRLLIPSVAAIIHDDVGRLLLQRKAGSEGWSLPAGAIELGEPPEAALNREVFEETGFKVISASLTGAFGGNEFRYTYPNGDRVEYTVLLYRCRVEFPATKPVDPETVELRYFGINDAPSLALPYPQSALFG
- a CDS encoding DUF1295 domain-containing protein; the protein is MSSSYGGVDRSHGRSLRSKLCFAALHAGSVSVCLWLAFGGAGWPDPMRAKLLAGAAVLYFLRHLVTLFVLLQRKVDLSEGLGLAAFMAVFEIGFLLLGAGMISGEAAPFGPWDILGGVLLLIGSAINTGAELQRWQWKKRPESKGHCYTGGLFAYAMHVNYLGDSILFTGWAILTASLWAAVVPMLMTGMFIFYHIPALDRYLADRYGAEFRAYAARTAKFLPFVY
- a CDS encoding cell division protein ZapA; its protein translation is MPEVTIHIGGRGFEVSCQEGEESYLHSAAKMLDDEAQVLSDQIGRMPEARMLLMAGLMLADKTAAVEDRIKEVEAELAERNAELAELRAAPAPEPERIEVPVVPPLVTETLAELAARTEALAQELEEQTAAS